The Schistocerca piceifrons isolate TAMUIC-IGC-003096 chromosome 5, iqSchPice1.1, whole genome shotgun sequence genome has a segment encoding these proteins:
- the LOC124799051 gene encoding trypsin alpha-3-like codes for MLRTCVVVLLVVALCGATPLLRPIPGIRQWRPRVDGRIVGGSAVSISQYPWQLYFTMGNYMCGASIISNTWALSAAHCVDGYSTSQMLLRAGTSTRGSGGTTHNIATGYIHGSYSDPDYDIAVVQVSNAFSFNSNVQAVGLTSSEPSAGTSVTVTGWGATSSGGSASNTLLAVNVQIIDRNTCNRSYGYITSRMICAGVTGGGKDSCQGDSGGPLVTGSTQVGIVSFGEGCGLANYPGVYANVANLRSWIQQATGV; via the exons ATGTTGCGGACTTGTGTAGTTGTGCTCCTGGTGGTGGCCCTCTGTGGCGCCACTCCCCTGCTGAGACCCATCCCAGGGATCAGGCAATGGAGGCCTCGTGTGGATGGCCGCATCGTCGGTGGTTCCGCTGTCAGCATCTCCCAGTACCCGTGGCAACTCTACTTCACCAT GGGCAACTACATGTGTGGCGCCTCGATCATCAGCAACACCTGGGCTCTGTCTGCGGCCCACTGTGTAGACGGCTACTCCACCAGCCAGATGCTGCTGCGCGCAGGCACCTCCACCAGGGGTAGCGGTGGCACCACCCACAACATCGCCACCGGCTACATACACGGGAGCTACTCTGATCCCGACTACGACATCGCCGTCGTGCAGGTATCCAACGCCTTCAGCTTCAACAGCAACGTGCAGGCCGTGGGTCTGACCTCGTCAGAGCCCTCTGCTGGAACGTCGGTAACAGTTACCGGCTGGGGTGCGACCTCATCTGGCGGCAGCGCCTCCAACACGCTGCTGGCGGTGAACGTCCAGATCATAGACCGCAACACGTGCAACCGCTCGTACGGTTATATCACCAGCCGCATGATCTGCGCAGGAGTGACCGGAGGCGGCAAGGACTCCTGCCAGGGAGACAGCGGCGGTCCTCTGGTGACCGGTTCCACGCAGGTCGGCATCGTCTCCTTTGGAGAGGGCTGTGGCTTGGCCAACTATCCGGGAGTCTATGCCAATGTAGCCAACCTGAGGTCCTGGATCCAACAAGCTACTGGAGTCTAA